The following are encoded in a window of Thamnophis elegans isolate rThaEle1 chromosome 14, rThaEle1.pri, whole genome shotgun sequence genomic DNA:
- the SNX8 gene encoding sorting nexin-8 isoform X2, producing MQKPPGSPLVLPHTLQELLSKDTVQVQLIPEKRGLFLKHVEYEVSSKRFRCSVYRRYNDFVVFHEMLLQKFPYRMVPGLPPKRMLGADREFIETRRRALKRFINLVARHPPFSEDVLLKFFLSFSGSDVQNKLRELVQGVGDEFMTCKFAMQAKEYLPTDIQIQFAASRELIRNIYNSFYKLKDRTERIASRAVDNASDLLLFGKELSALGSDTTPLPSWAALNHSAWGNLKQALKGLSVEFAMLADKAVQQGKQEENDVVEKLNLFLDLLQSYKDLCERHEKGVLHKHQRALHKYSVMKRQMMSATVQNKEPESVEQLESRIVEQENAILTMEQRNYFSLYCLHQETQLIHIYLPLTTHILGAFVNSQIQGHKEMSKVWNELKPKLSCLFAGSSDVLMLPLSAQEDHLLPS from the exons ATGCAGAAGCCCCCGGGAAGCCCCTTAGTGCTTCCTCACACTTTGCAAGAGCTGTTGAGTAAGGACACGGTTCAAGTGCAGCTCATCCCGGAGAAAAGGGGGCTGTTTTTGAAGCACGTGGAATATGAGGTCTCCAGCAAG CGTTTTAGGTGCTCTGTTTACCGGCGGTATAACGACTTTGTAGTTTTCCATGAGATGCTCCTTCAGAAGTTCCCTTACCGTATGGTCCCTGGCCTGCCTCCCAAAAGGATGTTAGGAG CTGACCGGGAATTCATTGAGACCAGACGCCGTGCCTTGAAGCGTTTCATCAATCTGGTGGCGCGACACCCTCCTTTTTCAGAAGATGTGCTTCTCAAGTTCTTCCTCTCTTTCAGTGGGTCG GATGTTCAGAACAAGCTGAGGGAGCTGGTCCAAGGTGTGGGAGACGAATTCATGACCTGCAAGTTCGCAATGCAAGCCAAG GAATATCTGCCAACAGATATCCAAATCCAGTTTGCGGCCAGCCGAGAACTGATCAGAAATATCTACAACAGCTTCTACAAACTCAAGGACCGGACCGAGCGGATAGCATCCCGGGCGGTGGACAATGCCTCGGACCTTCTCCTCTTCGGGAAGGAGCTAAG TGCTTTGGGCTCGGACACAACCCCGCTGCCTTCCTGGGCGGCTCTGAACCACAGCGCCTGGGGGAACCTGAAGCAGGCCCTGAAAGGCCTTTCCGTGGAATTTGCCATGTTAGCCGACAAAGCCGTTCAGCAG GGGAAACAGGAAGAGAACGACGTGGTGGAGAAGCTCAACCTTTTCCTGGACTTGCTGCAGTCTTATAAA GATCTGTGCGAGAGGCACGAGAAGGGTGTGTTGCACAAACACCAGCGGGCTCTGCACAAGTACAGCGTGATGAAGAGGCAGATGATGAGTGCCACGGTGCAGAACAAGGAGCCCGAGTCGGTGGAGCAGCTGGAATCCCGGATTGTGGAG CAAGAGAACGCAATCCTGACCATGGAGCAGCGTAACTACTTCTCCCTCTACTGCCTTCACCAAGAGACTCAGCTCATCCACATTTACCTTCCGCTCACTACTCACATCCTGGGAGCCTTTGTCAACTCGCAGATTCAGGGCCACAAAGAG ATGAGCAAAGTCTGGAACGAACTGAAGCCCAAGCTGAGCTGCCTGTTTGCGGGAAGCAGCGACGTCTTGATGCTCCCCTTGTCTGCCCAAGAGGACCATCTCCTTCCCAGTTAA
- the SNX8 gene encoding sorting nexin-8 isoform X1: MDREEGPEASPGGAADSGEPPASDPKDLEEPPMQKPPGSPLVLPHTLQELLSKDTVQVQLIPEKRGLFLKHVEYEVSSKRFRCSVYRRYNDFVVFHEMLLQKFPYRMVPGLPPKRMLGADREFIETRRRALKRFINLVARHPPFSEDVLLKFFLSFSGSDVQNKLRELVQGVGDEFMTCKFAMQAKEYLPTDIQIQFAASRELIRNIYNSFYKLKDRTERIASRAVDNASDLLLFGKELSALGSDTTPLPSWAALNHSAWGNLKQALKGLSVEFAMLADKAVQQGKQEENDVVEKLNLFLDLLQSYKDLCERHEKGVLHKHQRALHKYSVMKRQMMSATVQNKEPESVEQLESRIVEQENAILTMEQRNYFSLYCLHQETQLIHIYLPLTTHILGAFVNSQIQGHKEMSKVWNELKPKLSCLFAGSSDVLMLPLSAQEDHLLPS, encoded by the exons ATGGACCGAGAAGAAGGGCCCGAAGCGAGCCCGGGAGGAGCCGCGG ACTCCGGGGAGCCTCCGGCCAGCGACCCCAAAGACCTAGAGGAACCGCCGATGCAGAAGCCCCCGGGAAGCCCCTTAGTGCTTCCTCACACTTTGCAAGAGCTGTTGAGTAAGGACACGGTTCAAGTGCAGCTCATCCCGGAGAAAAGGGGGCTGTTTTTGAAGCACGTGGAATATGAGGTCTCCAGCAAG CGTTTTAGGTGCTCTGTTTACCGGCGGTATAACGACTTTGTAGTTTTCCATGAGATGCTCCTTCAGAAGTTCCCTTACCGTATGGTCCCTGGCCTGCCTCCCAAAAGGATGTTAGGAG CTGACCGGGAATTCATTGAGACCAGACGCCGTGCCTTGAAGCGTTTCATCAATCTGGTGGCGCGACACCCTCCTTTTTCAGAAGATGTGCTTCTCAAGTTCTTCCTCTCTTTCAGTGGGTCG GATGTTCAGAACAAGCTGAGGGAGCTGGTCCAAGGTGTGGGAGACGAATTCATGACCTGCAAGTTCGCAATGCAAGCCAAG GAATATCTGCCAACAGATATCCAAATCCAGTTTGCGGCCAGCCGAGAACTGATCAGAAATATCTACAACAGCTTCTACAAACTCAAGGACCGGACCGAGCGGATAGCATCCCGGGCGGTGGACAATGCCTCGGACCTTCTCCTCTTCGGGAAGGAGCTAAG TGCTTTGGGCTCGGACACAACCCCGCTGCCTTCCTGGGCGGCTCTGAACCACAGCGCCTGGGGGAACCTGAAGCAGGCCCTGAAAGGCCTTTCCGTGGAATTTGCCATGTTAGCCGACAAAGCCGTTCAGCAG GGGAAACAGGAAGAGAACGACGTGGTGGAGAAGCTCAACCTTTTCCTGGACTTGCTGCAGTCTTATAAA GATCTGTGCGAGAGGCACGAGAAGGGTGTGTTGCACAAACACCAGCGGGCTCTGCACAAGTACAGCGTGATGAAGAGGCAGATGATGAGTGCCACGGTGCAGAACAAGGAGCCCGAGTCGGTGGAGCAGCTGGAATCCCGGATTGTGGAG CAAGAGAACGCAATCCTGACCATGGAGCAGCGTAACTACTTCTCCCTCTACTGCCTTCACCAAGAGACTCAGCTCATCCACATTTACCTTCCGCTCACTACTCACATCCTGGGAGCCTTTGTCAACTCGCAGATTCAGGGCCACAAAGAG ATGAGCAAAGTCTGGAACGAACTGAAGCCCAAGCTGAGCTGCCTGTTTGCGGGAAGCAGCGACGTCTTGATGCTCCCCTTGTCTGCCCAAGAGGACCATCTCCTTCCCAGTTAA